A window of the Phycicoccus sp. M110.8 genome harbors these coding sequences:
- the dnaA gene encoding chromosomal replication initiator protein DnaA has translation MSQADLDYAQIWQNTITTLDADGLPVRERAFLSLGRLAGLLDGTAVVKVPNDYTKDVLEQRIREAVTRALSDQLGAPVHLAVTVDPALDTVTEDTVGTGPGPAAAYDGHSNQPQPAPPLTPPVSVPIPAAEPQRLPRAEVVATDESATRLNPKYTFDTFVIGASNRFAHAAAVAVAEAPAKAYNPLFVYGESGLGKTHLLHAIGHYARNLYPHVKVRYVNSEEFTNDFINSIRDDKAANFQKRYRDVDVLLIDDIQFLQGKVQTQEEFFHTFNTLHNANKQVVITSDLPPKLLSGFEERMRSRFEWGLLTDVQPPDLETRIAILRKKAIQERMSAPDEVLEFIASRISTNIRELEGALIRVTAFASLNRQSVDMGLAEIVLRDLIPTEQGSQITSATIMAQTAAYFGLTIEDLCGTSRSRVLVTARQIAMYLCRELTDLSLPKIGQQFGGRDHTTVMHADKKIRQLMAERRAIYNQVTELTNRIKQQSR, from the coding sequence GTGAGCCAAGCCGATCTGGACTATGCACAGATCTGGCAGAACACGATCACGACCCTGGACGCCGACGGGCTCCCCGTCCGTGAGCGCGCGTTCCTGAGCCTCGGCCGCCTCGCCGGCCTGCTCGACGGCACCGCCGTGGTCAAGGTCCCCAACGACTACACCAAGGACGTCCTCGAGCAGCGCATCCGCGAGGCCGTCACCCGGGCCCTGTCCGACCAGCTCGGCGCCCCCGTCCACCTGGCCGTGACCGTGGACCCCGCGCTGGACACGGTCACCGAGGACACCGTCGGCACCGGTCCGGGTCCCGCCGCGGCATACGACGGCCACTCCAACCAGCCGCAGCCGGCGCCGCCCCTCACCCCGCCGGTGAGCGTGCCGATCCCGGCGGCGGAGCCCCAACGCCTACCCCGCGCCGAGGTGGTGGCCACGGACGAGTCCGCGACGCGGCTCAACCCGAAGTACACCTTCGACACCTTCGTCATCGGGGCGAGCAACCGGTTCGCCCACGCGGCGGCGGTCGCGGTCGCGGAGGCGCCGGCCAAGGCGTACAACCCGCTGTTCGTCTACGGCGAGTCCGGGCTGGGCAAGACCCACCTGCTGCACGCGATCGGCCACTACGCGCGCAACCTCTACCCGCACGTCAAGGTGCGCTACGTGAACTCCGAGGAGTTCACCAACGACTTCATCAACAGCATCCGCGACGACAAGGCCGCCAACTTCCAGAAGCGGTACCGCGACGTCGACGTCCTGCTCATCGACGACATCCAGTTCCTGCAGGGCAAGGTGCAGACGCAGGAGGAGTTCTTCCACACCTTCAACACGCTGCACAACGCGAACAAGCAGGTGGTCATCACCAGCGACCTGCCGCCGAAGCTGCTCAGCGGCTTCGAGGAGCGGATGCGCAGCCGGTTCGAGTGGGGGCTGCTCACCGACGTCCAGCCGCCCGACCTCGAGACCCGCATCGCGATCCTGCGCAAGAAGGCCATCCAGGAGCGGATGAGCGCACCCGACGAGGTGCTCGAGTTCATCGCGAGCCGCATCTCGACGAACATCCGCGAGCTCGAGGGTGCCCTCATCCGGGTGACGGCGTTCGCCAGCCTGAACCGGCAGAGCGTCGACATGGGCCTGGCCGAGATCGTGCTGCGCGACCTCATCCCCACCGAGCAGGGCAGCCAGATCACGAGCGCGACGATCATGGCCCAGACCGCGGCCTACTTCGGGCTCACCATCGAGGACCTGTGCGGCACGTCCCGCTCCCGGGTCCTGGTGACGGCCAGGCAGATCGCGATGTACCTGTGCCGCGAGCTCACCGACCTGTCCCTGCCGAAGATTGGCCAGCAGTTCGGCGGCCGCGACCACACCACCGTCATGCACGCGGACAAGAAGATCCGCCAGCTCATGGCCGAGCGCCGGGCGATCTACAACCAGGTCACCGAGCTCACCAACCGGATCAAGCAGCAGTCCCGCTGA
- the rsmG gene encoding 16S rRNA (guanine(527)-N(7))-methyltransferase RsmG, with amino-acid sequence MATRFAEILADTGVSHGLIGPREVPILWERHILNCAVVHDAFPQGAAIADVGSGAGLPGLALAIARPDLTLHLVEPLLRRTTWLEHTVEELALDDVTVLRARAEELHGQLQVPYATARAVARIDKLARWTFPLLVPGGQLVALKGSSAADELAAQEPVLRRLGMTEACIETYGSGLVDPPTLVVRVTVTPRASSGAAKERRRSRRRSG; translated from the coding sequence GTGGCAACCAGGTTCGCCGAGATCCTCGCGGACACCGGGGTCTCGCACGGACTCATCGGTCCGCGTGAAGTCCCTATCCTCTGGGAGCGCCACATCCTCAACTGCGCCGTCGTGCACGACGCGTTCCCTCAGGGAGCCGCCATCGCCGACGTCGGCTCGGGCGCGGGGCTGCCCGGTCTGGCACTGGCCATCGCCCGTCCGGACCTCACGCTGCACCTCGTCGAGCCACTCCTGCGGCGCACGACATGGCTCGAGCACACTGTCGAGGAGCTCGCACTCGACGACGTCACCGTCCTCCGCGCGCGGGCCGAGGAGCTCCACGGCCAGCTGCAGGTGCCGTATGCCACCGCCCGGGCCGTGGCCCGGATCGACAAGCTCGCGCGGTGGACCTTCCCCCTCCTCGTCCCGGGTGGTCAGCTCGTCGCCCTCAAGGGGTCGTCGGCCGCTGACGAGCTCGCGGCCCAGGAGCCGGTCCTTCGACGGCTCGGCATGACCGAGGCGTGCATCGAGACCTACGGCTCGGGGCTGGTCGACCCGCCCACGCTCGTGGTCCGGGTCACGGTGACCCCACGCGCCTCCTCCGGGGCGGCGAAGGAACGACGACGGTCCCGGCGCCGATCCGGGTGA
- the rpmH gene encoding 50S ribosomal protein L34 has protein sequence MSKRTFQPNNRRRAKTHGFRLRMRTRAGRAILSARRRKGRSELSA, from the coding sequence GTGAGCAAGCGTACTTTCCAGCCGAACAACCGCCGCCGGGCCAAGACCCACGGCTTCCGCCTGCGGATGCGCACCCGTGCGGGCCGCGCCATCCTGTCGGCCCGTCGTCGCAAGGGTCGCTCCGAGCTCTCCGCCTGA
- the trxA gene encoding thioredoxin, whose product MGAIKDTTDATFEADVLKNDKPVLVDFWAPWCGPCRAVAPILEELAEQHKDKIEVVKLNTDENVQVSSRYGITGIPTLNVYVGGEVVKTLVGALPKPKLVRELADYLG is encoded by the coding sequence GTGGGAGCCATCAAGGACACCACGGACGCCACCTTCGAGGCGGACGTCCTCAAGAACGACAAGCCGGTCCTGGTGGACTTCTGGGCGCCCTGGTGCGGTCCGTGCCGCGCCGTCGCCCCGATCCTCGAGGAGCTGGCCGAGCAGCACAAGGACAAGATCGAGGTCGTCAAGCTCAACACCGACGAGAACGTCCAGGTGAGCAGCCGCTACGGCATCACCGGCATCCCGACGCTCAACGTCTACGTGGGTGGCGAGGTCGTCAAGACCCTCGTCGGCGCCCTCCCCAAGCCCAAGCTGGTCCGCGAGCTCGCCGACTACCTGGGCTGA
- a CDS encoding nitroreductase/quinone reductase family protein, with amino-acid sequence MTGKTPQPRTSERYVMPTTAGARRTLRLTNGTVAWLTARGVSLAGSRILAVCGRTSGQWRTTPVNPLVVDGRRYLLAPRGHTQWVRNLRVVGAGELRLGRRAEAFTATEVPDHEKLPVMREYLRRWAWEVGQFFEDLDKDSSDEQLLAAAPGFPVFEIEPAPRHTAVA; translated from the coding sequence ATGACCGGCAAGACTCCCCAACCCCGCACCAGCGAGCGGTACGTCATGCCCACGACCGCAGGCGCCCGGCGGACGCTGCGCCTGACGAACGGGACCGTCGCCTGGCTCACCGCCCGCGGCGTCTCCCTCGCCGGCTCGCGGATCCTGGCCGTCTGCGGTCGCACGAGCGGGCAGTGGCGCACGACCCCGGTGAACCCCTTGGTCGTCGACGGCCGGCGCTACCTGCTGGCCCCGCGCGGGCACACCCAGTGGGTGCGCAACCTGCGCGTGGTGGGGGCGGGCGAGCTGCGGCTGGGCCGGCGGGCCGAGGCCTTCACCGCCACCGAGGTGCCGGACCACGAGAAGCTGCCGGTGATGCGGGAGTACCTGCGCCGGTGGGCGTGGGAGGTCGGCCAGTTCTTCGAGGACCTCGACAAGGACTCCAGTGACGAGCAGCTGCTCGCGGCGGCGCCCGGCTTCCCCGTCTTCGAGATCGAGCCGGCCCCCCGGCACACCGCGGTCGCCTGA
- a CDS encoding ParA family protein: MVPATPVVGDAEAAAHALAAVSVSRETDERDELASSLPRVDADTPLALAVAEDARKRIALTGRVFPKPAATRVLTVANQKGGVGKTTTTVNIAAALAQAGLTVLVIDIDPQGNASTALGIEHHSEVISIYDVLVEGTPIAEVVQECPDIPGLWCAPATIDLAGAEIELVSLVARETRLQKAITAYLDHTTAAGEAVPDYVLIDCPPSLGLLTVNAFVAAHEVFIPIQCEYYALEGLSQLLKNIELIRSHLNPTLHVSTILLTMYDGRTRLSAQVAEEVRAHFPDQVLRNTVPRSVRISEAPSHGQTVMTYDPNSSGALSYLGAAAELADRGATPTTSARAQN, translated from the coding sequence ATGGTCCCCGCCACCCCTGTCGTCGGCGACGCCGAGGCGGCCGCGCACGCGCTGGCAGCGGTGTCCGTTTCACGTGAAACAGACGAGCGTGACGAGTTGGCGTCGTCCCTGCCCCGCGTTGACGCGGACACCCCTCTCGCCCTCGCTGTCGCCGAGGATGCGCGCAAGCGCATCGCGCTGACCGGGCGCGTCTTTCCCAAGCCGGCCGCGACCCGCGTGCTCACCGTCGCGAACCAGAAGGGCGGCGTGGGCAAGACCACGACCACCGTGAACATCGCGGCCGCCCTCGCCCAGGCCGGCCTGACGGTGCTCGTCATCGACATCGACCCGCAGGGCAACGCAAGCACCGCGCTGGGGATCGAGCACCACTCCGAGGTCATCAGCATCTACGACGTGCTGGTGGAGGGAACCCCCATCGCCGAGGTGGTGCAGGAGTGCCCGGACATCCCGGGGCTGTGGTGCGCACCGGCCACCATCGACCTGGCAGGCGCGGAGATCGAGCTCGTCTCGCTGGTCGCTCGGGAGACCCGTCTGCAGAAGGCGATCACCGCCTACCTGGATCACACGACCGCCGCAGGGGAGGCGGTGCCGGACTACGTGCTCATCGACTGCCCGCCGAGCCTCGGGCTCCTCACGGTCAACGCGTTCGTCGCAGCCCATGAGGTCTTCATCCCCATCCAGTGCGAGTACTACGCGCTCGAGGGCCTGTCCCAGCTCCTCAAGAACATCGAGCTGATCCGCAGCCACCTCAATCCGACCCTGCACGTGTCGACGATCCTCCTGACGATGTACGACGGCCGGACCCGGCTGTCGGCGCAGGTCGCCGAGGAGGTGCGGGCTCACTTCCCGGACCAGGTGCTGCGCAACACCGTCCCGCGCAGCGTCCGGATCTCCGAGGCGCCGAGCCACGGGCAGACCGTCATGACGTACGACCCCAACTCCAGCGGCGCCCTGTCCTACCTCGGGGCGGCAGCCGAGCTCGCCGACCGTGGCGCCACCCCGACCACCAGCGCTCGCGCGCAGAACTGA
- the yidC gene encoding membrane protein insertase YidC, with translation MSFSSLVYPFEWIVAWILYGWHSLFTAIGIPPASGFAWVMSIIGLVVVMRAAMIPLFVKQIHASRRMQLIQPEMQKIQAKYKGKNDPDSRQAMTQETMDLYKRTGTNPFSSCLPILLQSPFFFGLFRVLNGLQGMAAGTKDTIGPITRDLARQAEQSTLFGAQLSDKFMGSDTVTVKVVTVVLIVLMSLSTFTTQHQLMRKNMPASALDNPFARQQKVLLYVMPLFFAISGVNFPIGVLLYWLTTNVWSMCQQFYVIRRMPAPGSPAEQALRERKAKRGKVHEEFTVKGLDQGSAEEAKPVSGQRQQPSRKKKKKAPAAKGPNGAQGKSPAKTPSSGASSSAVAENKPHTDN, from the coding sequence ATGAGTTTCAGCTCCCTGGTCTACCCGTTCGAGTGGATCGTCGCCTGGATCCTGTACGGCTGGCACAGCCTGTTCACCGCCATCGGGATCCCGCCGGCATCCGGCTTCGCCTGGGTCATGTCGATCATCGGCCTCGTGGTCGTGATGCGGGCGGCGATGATCCCGCTGTTCGTCAAGCAGATCCACGCCTCGCGGCGGATGCAGCTCATCCAGCCCGAGATGCAGAAGATCCAGGCCAAGTACAAGGGCAAGAACGACCCGGACTCCCGTCAGGCCATGACGCAGGAGACCATGGACCTGTACAAGCGGACCGGGACCAACCCGTTCAGCTCGTGCCTGCCGATCCTGCTGCAGTCGCCATTCTTCTTCGGCCTCTTCCGGGTGCTCAACGGCCTGCAGGGCATGGCCGCCGGCACCAAGGACACCATCGGCCCGATCACGCGCGACCTCGCCCGCCAGGCCGAGCAGTCGACCCTCTTCGGCGCCCAGCTCTCCGACAAGTTCATGGGCTCGGACACGGTGACCGTCAAGGTCGTGACCGTCGTCCTCATCGTGCTGATGTCGCTGTCGACGTTCACCACGCAGCACCAGCTCATGCGCAAGAACATGCCGGCGTCCGCGCTGGACAACCCGTTCGCGCGGCAGCAGAAGGTCCTGCTCTACGTGATGCCGCTGTTCTTCGCGATCTCCGGCGTCAACTTCCCCATCGGTGTCCTGCTCTACTGGCTCACCACCAACGTGTGGTCGATGTGCCAGCAGTTCTACGTGATCCGTCGCATGCCGGCCCCCGGCTCCCCCGCGGAGCAGGCGCTGCGTGAGCGCAAGGCCAAGCGCGGGAAGGTGCACGAGGAGTTCACCGTCAAGGGCCTGGACCAGGGCTCGGCCGAGGAGGCCAAGCCGGTCTCCGGCCAGCGCCAGCAGCCCAGCCGTAAGAAGAAGAAGAAGGCGCCGGCGGCCAAGGGCCCCAACGGCGCGCAGGGCAAGAGCCCGGCCAAGACCCCGTCCTCGGGCGCGAGCAGCTCGGCGGTCGCCGAGAACAAGCCCCACACCGACAACTGA
- the yidD gene encoding membrane protein insertion efficiency factor YidD — protein sequence MSDVGRTLQKVAAAPLIGLIVVYQQVISPMRPPTCRYYPSCSAYALTAIRRFGPFTGTWLALKRLLRCHPWTPGGVDHVPEKRPATPSHAH from the coding sequence ATGAGCGACGTCGGCAGGACCCTGCAGAAGGTGGCCGCGGCCCCGCTCATCGGCCTCATCGTGGTGTACCAGCAGGTCATCTCCCCGATGCGGCCCCCGACCTGCCGCTACTACCCCTCCTGCTCGGCATACGCCCTCACCGCGATCCGGCGGTTCGGCCCGTTCACGGGAACCTGGCTGGCGCTGAAGAGGTTGCTCAGGTGCCATCCGTGGACCCCCGGCGGGGTGGACCACGTGCCGGAGAAGCGGCCGGCCACCCCGTCCCACGCCCACTAG
- a CDS encoding N-acetylmuramoyl-L-alanine amidase: protein MSDSKQGLLGLGSSGPAVADVRARLSALSPAHLPEGVAPAGPGGDEVFDEGLQRAVRAFQQHKGLIVDGVVGVETFSALDGARWNLGDRLLVHTPGHLMRGDDVTALQERLNTLGFSAGRVDGRFGPDTERAVRAFQRAYGLPDDGSVGPATLRAFQDLRRSVSGGSATVLRERERVRRSGHNLSGRTVVLDPGHGGPSTGATGNGLVESEIVMDLARRIEGRLTAIGVSVVFTRTEHTDPSEEERAAIANAAGADVVLSLHCDSHEARDASGVATFFFGRDRKTAWSAVGEQLADLVLREVVARTGLPNCRSHGRSWTLLTHTTMPAVRVEAGYLSHPDDARRLADTAFRDVLAEAVLVSLQRLYLGDDDTATTGVLRLGDLRAYLAAHG, encoded by the coding sequence GTGTCCGACAGCAAGCAGGGCCTGCTGGGCCTCGGCAGCTCCGGCCCCGCCGTCGCCGACGTCCGGGCCCGGCTCTCCGCCCTCTCCCCCGCCCACCTGCCCGAGGGCGTGGCACCTGCCGGCCCCGGCGGCGACGAGGTGTTCGACGAGGGCCTGCAGCGCGCGGTCCGCGCCTTCCAGCAGCACAAGGGGCTCATCGTCGACGGCGTCGTGGGCGTCGAGACCTTCTCGGCGCTCGACGGCGCGCGGTGGAACCTCGGTGACCGCCTCCTCGTGCACACCCCCGGCCACCTGATGCGTGGCGACGACGTCACCGCCCTGCAGGAGCGGCTCAACACCCTCGGCTTCTCCGCCGGCCGGGTGGACGGTCGCTTCGGTCCCGACACCGAGCGTGCCGTGCGGGCGTTCCAGCGCGCCTACGGGCTGCCCGACGACGGGTCCGTCGGTCCCGCGACCCTGCGCGCGTTCCAGGACCTGCGCCGTTCGGTGTCGGGTGGCTCGGCCACCGTGCTGCGCGAGCGCGAGCGGGTCCGCCGGTCGGGCCACAACCTCAGCGGGCGCACGGTCGTCCTCGACCCGGGCCACGGCGGCCCGAGCACGGGTGCCACCGGCAACGGCCTGGTCGAGTCCGAGATCGTCATGGACCTCGCCCGGCGCATCGAGGGTCGACTCACCGCCATCGGTGTCTCCGTGGTCTTCACCCGCACCGAGCACACCGACCCGAGCGAGGAGGAGCGCGCCGCGATCGCCAACGCGGCCGGCGCCGACGTGGTGCTGTCGCTGCACTGCGACTCCCACGAGGCGCGGGACGCCAGCGGCGTGGCCACGTTCTTCTTCGGCCGCGACCGCAAGACCGCCTGGTCGGCCGTCGGCGAGCAGCTGGCCGACCTCGTCCTGCGCGAGGTCGTCGCGCGCACCGGGCTGCCCAACTGCCGCTCGCACGGTCGCTCGTGGACCCTTTTGACCCACACGACGATGCCGGCGGTCCGCGTGGAGGCGGGCTACCTCTCGCACCCAGACGACGCCCGACGGCTGGCGGACACGGCCTTCCGCGACGTGCTCGCCGAGGCGGTCCTGGTCAGCCTGCAGCGCCTGTACCTCGGTGACGACGACACCGCGACCACCGGCGTCCTGCGCCTCGGCGACCTGCGCGCCTACCTGGCCGCCCACGGCTGA
- the trxB gene encoding thioredoxin-disulfide reductase: protein MSTTAPADVRSLIIIGSGPAGYTAAVYAARANLRPVLFEGAVTAGGALMNTTEVENFPGFRDGIMGPELMENMRAQAERFGAEIITDDVESVSLEGDVKVVTDAEGTTWRAHAVILAMGSAYRELGLPDEKRLSGHGVSWCATCDGFFFRDQDIAVVGGGDSAVEEATFLTKFARSVTIVHRRDELRASKIMAQRALDNPKIRFAWNSEVAEIHGDAKLTGVTLRDTVTGETRELPVTGLFVAIGHDPRNELLTGTSDTEKVGLDDEGYVLVEGRTTRTNLTGVFAAGDLVDHTYRQAITAAGSGCAAALDAEKFLAEHHEAGAPSQSEALIEQENPEHSPVGVR from the coding sequence GTGAGCACCACCGCACCTGCCGACGTTCGTAGTCTGATCATCATCGGGTCCGGCCCGGCGGGGTACACGGCAGCCGTCTACGCCGCGCGGGCGAACCTGCGCCCCGTGCTCTTCGAGGGCGCGGTCACCGCCGGCGGCGCGCTCATGAACACGACCGAGGTGGAGAACTTCCCCGGTTTCCGCGACGGCATCATGGGCCCGGAGCTCATGGAGAACATGCGGGCCCAGGCCGAGCGGTTCGGCGCCGAGATCATCACCGACGACGTCGAGTCCGTCTCGCTCGAGGGCGACGTCAAGGTCGTCACCGACGCCGAGGGCACCACCTGGCGGGCGCACGCGGTGATCCTCGCGATGGGTTCGGCCTACCGCGAGCTCGGGCTGCCCGACGAGAAGCGGCTCTCCGGCCACGGCGTCTCGTGGTGTGCCACCTGTGACGGGTTCTTCTTCCGCGACCAGGACATCGCGGTCGTCGGCGGCGGCGACTCGGCCGTCGAGGAGGCGACCTTCCTGACCAAGTTCGCCCGGTCGGTGACGATCGTGCACCGTCGCGACGAGCTGCGGGCCAGCAAGATCATGGCCCAGCGCGCCCTGGACAACCCGAAGATCAGGTTCGCCTGGAACTCCGAGGTGGCCGAGATCCACGGTGACGCCAAGCTCACCGGCGTCACCCTGCGCGACACCGTCACCGGCGAGACCCGGGAGCTCCCGGTCACGGGTCTGTTCGTGGCGATCGGGCACGACCCCCGCAACGAGCTGCTCACCGGCACCAGCGACACCGAGAAGGTCGGCCTGGACGACGAGGGGTACGTGCTCGTCGAGGGCCGCACGACCCGCACGAACCTCACCGGCGTCTTCGCCGCCGGCGACCTGGTCGACCACACCTACCGCCAGGCGATCACCGCGGCGGGCTCGGGCTGCGCGGCGGCACTGGACGCCGAGAAGTTCCTCGCCGAGCACCACGAGGCGGGCGCCCCGTCGCAGTCCGAGGCGCTCATCGAGCAGGAGAACCCCGAGCACAGCCCCGTCGGCGTCCGCTGA
- a CDS encoding protein jag, whose translation MSEHDTVTEATTTVAGSPDDAPTTPQADTEATAPEAAAEESAVDAEGAVAPARSRGRADLEREGEVAADFLETLLDIADLDGDIDVDIDGDRASVSIVDSEDGRVPRRLVGQDGKVLDALQELTRLAVQSATGERSRLMLDVAGHRAERRAALVAVAQEAIAEVKRSNASVALDPMSAFERKVVHDEVLAAGLVSESDGVEPRRHVVVRPAAS comes from the coding sequence ATGAGCGAGCACGACACCGTGACCGAGGCGACGACGACCGTCGCCGGTTCCCCTGACGACGCCCCCACCACGCCGCAGGCGGACACCGAGGCGACTGCACCGGAGGCCGCTGCCGAGGAGTCCGCTGTGGATGCCGAGGGGGCCGTCGCCCCGGCGCGCTCGCGCGGGCGCGCCGACCTCGAGCGCGAGGGGGAGGTCGCTGCCGACTTCCTCGAGACCCTGCTCGACATCGCCGACCTCGACGGGGACATCGACGTCGACATCGACGGGGACCGTGCGTCGGTCTCCATCGTCGACTCCGAGGACGGTCGGGTGCCGCGCCGCCTCGTCGGCCAGGACGGCAAGGTGCTCGACGCCCTGCAGGAGCTCACCCGGCTCGCCGTCCAGTCGGCCACCGGTGAGCGCAGCCGCCTCATGCTCGACGTGGCCGGCCACCGGGCCGAGCGCCGCGCCGCCCTGGTCGCGGTCGCGCAGGAGGCCATCGCCGAGGTGAAGCGCAGCAACGCCTCGGTGGCCCTCGACCCCATGAGCGCGTTCGAGCGCAAGGTCGTCCACGACGAGGTCCTGGCCGCCGGTCTGGTCTCGGAGTCCGACGGGGTGGAGCCGCGGCGTCACGTCGTGGTGCGCCCGGCCGCGTCCTGA
- a CDS encoding ParB/RepB/Spo0J family partition protein, with amino-acid sequence MSEKRRALGRGLGALIPNAPANATSRPVDVFFPDQRPATTDGDAAAELGAADATTDGAAATSGGQQDGTSGPVGGATPSSAQAEAAEQQDGVPMEAQEPADTGLAPVPGASYGEIPLDEIRPNPRQPRSVFDEDDMAELVHSIREIGVLQPVVVRPVSAGRDGDVPEGVRYELIMGERRWRASREAGKETVPAIVKETEDDDLLRDALLENLHRSQLNPLEEAAAYSQLLEDFGCTHDELAGRIGRSRPQISNTLRLLKLPPMVARRVAAGVLSAGHARALLSLEDGGAMERLAQRIVAEGLSVRSVEEIVALGADLGEKAKPRRPRAGSRHPQLDDLAARLSDRFDTRVAIALGQRKGKLTVEFASVEDLNRIVDLLGVDPRG; translated from the coding sequence ATGAGTGAGAAGCGCCGTGCGCTCGGCCGAGGCCTGGGTGCCCTGATCCCCAACGCTCCCGCGAACGCGACCAGCCGTCCGGTCGACGTGTTCTTCCCCGACCAGCGGCCCGCCACCACCGACGGTGACGCGGCCGCCGAGCTGGGTGCGGCGGACGCCACCACGGACGGAGCCGCCGCGACCTCCGGGGGGCAGCAGGACGGCACCTCCGGCCCCGTCGGTGGGGCCACGCCCAGCTCCGCGCAGGCGGAGGCTGCCGAGCAGCAGGACGGCGTGCCGATGGAAGCGCAGGAACCCGCGGACACAGGCCTGGCGCCGGTGCCGGGGGCCTCCTACGGCGAGATCCCGCTCGACGAGATCCGGCCCAACCCTCGCCAGCCGCGCTCGGTCTTCGACGAGGACGACATGGCCGAGCTCGTCCACTCGATCCGCGAGATCGGCGTGCTCCAGCCCGTGGTCGTCCGGCCCGTTTCGGCCGGCCGGGACGGTGACGTCCCCGAGGGCGTGCGGTACGAGCTCATCATGGGTGAGCGTCGCTGGCGTGCCTCCCGCGAGGCCGGCAAGGAGACGGTCCCCGCGATCGTCAAGGAGACCGAGGACGACGACCTCCTGCGCGACGCGTTGCTGGAGAACCTGCACCGCAGCCAGCTCAACCCGCTGGAGGAGGCGGCCGCCTACAGCCAGCTGCTCGAGGACTTCGGCTGCACCCACGACGAGCTCGCCGGCCGGATCGGCCGGTCGCGCCCGCAGATCTCCAACACCCTGCGCCTGCTGAAGCTGCCGCCGATGGTGGCCCGCCGGGTCGCGGCCGGCGTCCTGTCCGCAGGTCACGCCCGGGCACTGCTGTCCCTCGAGGACGGCGGCGCGATGGAGCGCCTGGCCCAGCGGATCGTGGCCGAGGGCCTGAGCGTGCGCAGCGTCGAGGAGATCGTCGCGCTCGGCGCGGACCTGGGCGAGAAGGCCAAGCCGCGGCGACCCCGCGCCGGCAGCCGCCACCCCCAGCTGGACGACCTGGCCGCCCGGCTCTCCGACCGGTTCGACACCCGTGTCGCCATCGCCCTCGGTCAGCGCAAGGGCAAGCTGACCGTGGAGTTCGCGTCGGTGGAGGACCTCAACCGGATCGTCGACCTGCTCGGCGTGGACCCCCGCGGCTGA
- the rnpA gene encoding ribonuclease P protein component has protein sequence MLPAGHRLRASSDFAAALRGPRGARAGSTLIVVHANQTDARAGQPPRVGFVVSKAVGTAVVRNRTKRRLRALMAARIRDVPAGTDVVVRANPVAAQADSSALGAELDRLLGRVLGRLGGARA, from the coding sequence ATGCTGCCGGCGGGGCACCGGCTCCGTGCGAGCTCGGACTTCGCCGCAGCGCTCCGGGGCCCCAGGGGAGCCCGGGCCGGCTCCACGCTGATCGTGGTCCACGCCAACCAGACCGACGCGCGTGCGGGACAACCGCCGCGGGTCGGTTTTGTTGTCTCCAAGGCCGTGGGCACGGCCGTCGTCCGCAACCGGACCAAGCGCCGGCTGCGGGCACTGATGGCGGCCCGGATCCGGGACGTCCCCGCGGGTACCGACGTGGTCGTCCGCGCGAATCCTGTTGCGGCACAGGCGGATTCGTCTGCCCTGGGTGCAGAGCTGGACCGTCTGCTGGGACGTGTCCTCGGTCGGTTGGGTGGTGCACGGGCATGA